In Sphaeramia orbicularis chromosome 10, fSphaOr1.1, whole genome shotgun sequence, the following proteins share a genomic window:
- the pcdhb gene encoding protocadherin alpha-C2, with amino-acid sequence MHFWNTVFILCALWPTALSVTRYSIAEEMPRGSVVANLAADLGLELGGLAQREVKLDIFHNKKYLDVNKKTGELYIVEKMDREYLCPAKPTSCFLKLDVIIESPLRIFNIELGITDINDNAPHFRRDRVELDVSESATPGERFSLPNAVDPDVGINTIKTYKLSASEQFTIEIQTGSDGTQYVDLVLTKSLDREEKAVHNLILTAIDGGVPVRSGTANIIVRVQDTNDNPPRFDKQTYAINMTENSPIGTVVMKLNATDRDEGLNSDIVYSFTLYTSEKTQDVFALNQNTGEITVKGTIDYEDMKFYEMHIDARDKGAQPLLGQCKVVVHVTDMNDNYPEITIQSVKNTVDENIPVGSVIALVDISDRDTGENGEVSLSISNDMPFILNKSLDRPTHYKLLVSEPLDREKTPEYDIILIATDAGKPPLSDNETITLHLLDVNDNAPQFPQSFYTIRVMENNAPGALLSSLTAFDPDLHENQYLVYFILEKEIANTSMSMLFSINPENGNLYALKTFDYEIEKEFLFHIEARDSGSPPLSSNVTVHIIIVDQNDNAPVIVSPWRAHGSVVEEKIPRSTDKGSLVAKVIALDIDSVHNSRITYQFLQVTDVNLFSLDQYNGEIRTMRMFSYRDPRHQQLVVVAKDNGQPALSATVTIKLSTVETAVKAYSDMTEVPLEYDIFSDLNLYLVIGLGSVSFLLLITILVTIVLKCQKPKASKTAPPCRNSVISERNSTIADSTLVSNDAYWYSLFLAETRKGKLVVRQPVPKGSRYIVSSIPRSTGVTDTSDSAASTLQV; translated from the coding sequence ATGCATTTCTGGAACACTGTCTTTATCCTGTGTGCATTATGGCCCACTGCTTTGTCTGTGACGCGGTACTCTATAGCCGAAGAGATGCCAAGAGGCTCTGTTGTGGCTAATCTTGCTGCAGATTTGGGACTGGAGCTCGGAGGTTTGGCGCAACGAGAGGTAAAACTTGACATTTTCCACAACAAAAAATACCTAGACGTTAATAAAAAGACAGGGGAGTTGTATATCGTGGAGAAAATGGACAGGGAATATCTTTGCCCTGCAAAACCTACCTCCTGTTTTCTCAAGCTTGATGTTATCATAGAAAGCCCTTTACGTATATTTAACATTGAGCTTGGTATAACAGATATAAACGACAACGCTCCTCATTTTCGAAGGGACCGGGTAGAACTAGACGTTTCTGAATCTGCAACACCAGGAGAGAGGTTCTCCCTGCCTAATGCTGTGGATCCAGATGTCGGTATTAAcactataaaaacatacaaactCAGCGCCAGCGAGCAGTTCACCATAGAAATTCAAACGGGCAGTGATGGAACTCAGTATGTTGATTTAGTCTTGACCAAGTCTTTAGACAGAGAAGAAAAAGCTGTTCATAATTTAATTCTGACTGCTATAGATGGCGGGGTCCCTGTACGCTCTGGAACTGCGAATATTATCGTTAGAGTACAGGATACAAACGATAATCCTCCTCGGTTTGACAAACAGACATATGCAATTAACATGACAGAAAATTCACCCATTGGAACCGTAGTGATGAAACTAAACGCCACAGATCGTGATGAGGGTCTCAATTCAGATATAGTATATTCATTTACGCTTTACACGTCAGAAAAAACGCAAGACGTCTTTGCGCTCAACCAAAACACAGGAGAGATAACCGTAAAGGGAACGATTGACTACGAAGACATGAAATTTTATGAGATGCACATTGACGCCAGGGACAAAGGGGCGCAGCCTTTATTAGGGCAGTGTAAAGTTGTTGTCCACGTGACAGATATGAACGATAACTATCCCGAAATTACCATTCAGTCTGTGAAAAACACAGTGGATGAGAATATCCCGGTAGGTAGTGTCATAGCACTAGTGGATATTAGTGACAGAGACACAGGAGAGAATGGGGAGGTAAGTTTATCCATAAGTAATGACATGCCCTTTATTCTTAATAAGTCCTTAGACAGACCAACGCATTACAAACTTTTAGTGTCTGAACCCTTAGATCGAGAAAAAACCCCAGAATATGATATCATATTGATAGCAACAGATGCAGGAAAACCACCTTTATCCGACAATGAAACTATAACTCTGCATCTTTTAGACGTTAATGACAACGCGCCACAGTTCCCTCAGTCATTTTATACTATACGTGTAATGGAGAATAATGCACCAGGAGCCTTGCTCAGTTCTCTCACTGCGTTTGACCCTGACCTCCATGAAAACCAGTATCTGGTTTATTTCATCCTGGAGAAGGAGATAGCCAACACCTCCATGTCCATGCTGTTCTCCATCAACCCAGAGAACGGGAACCTTTACGCACTGAAAACCTTTGACTATGAGATTGAGAAGGAGTTTCTTTTCCACATTGAGGCCAGAgactctggttctcctcctctcagCAGTAACGTGACTGTCCACATCATCATTGTGGATCAGAACGACAATGCTCCTGTTATTGTGTCTCCGTGGCGAGCCCACGGCTCAGTGGTGGAGGAAAAAATCCCCAGATCCACCGATAAAGGCTCCCTGGTTGCCAAGGTGATAGCCTTGGACATAGACTCGGTGCACAACTCTCGGATTACCTACCAGTTTCTCCAGGTGACTGATGTCAACCTGTTCAGTCTGGACCAATACAACGGAGAGATCCGGACCATGAGGATGTTCAGTTACAGAGATCCACGCCACCAGCAGCTGGTGGTCGTTGCCAAGGACAACGGACAGCCTGCTCTGTCCGCTACAGTCACCATCAAGCTGTCCACAGTGGAGACTGCTGTGAAGGCCTATTCTGACATGACTGAGGTGCCTCTAGAATATGACATCTTCTCAGACCTCAACCTGTATTTGGTCATtggtctgggctcagtgtcatttctcCTGCTCATCACCATATTGGTCACTATTGTGCTCAAGTGTCAGAAACCCAAGGCCAGTAAAACAGCTCCTCCCTGTAGGAACAGTGTGATCAGTGAGAGGAACTCCACCATCGCAGACTCCACCCTGGTGTCCAACGATGCCTACTGGTACAGTCTGTTTCTAGCAGAGACCAGGAAAGGAAAGCTGGTGGTTAGACAGCCTGTGCCAAAGGGCTCCAGATACATTGTGTCCAGTATACCGAGAAGCACAGGAGTGACTGACACTAGTGACTCTGCAGCTTCTACTCTACAGGTATGA